GGCGGAGCGACTCCGTGCTCGGCAGGTCGGCGCCCGGCGCGGGGAGCGCGGCGACGTCGGCGAGCGCGGCACGCGTGTCGTCGGCGAGGGCGCGGTTGTTGGCGTACGAAACGGTGAACGCGACGGCCAAGCCTAACGCGAGCGCGGCCGCGCCGGCGCCGATCGCACGCCGGGCGAGGCGGACGCGCACGCCCGCGCCGGTGACCGCTGCGGCCGCCGCGTCGGCGAGCAGCAGCTCGTCGAACAGCCGGCCGAGGAAGAGCCAGCGCGGCACCTTGCGGGGCGGGCGGAGGGGCGTGGCGCCGTACGGCGCGGCACCGTAGGGCGAGGCCGCGAGCGCGGGCGCCTCGGCCACGGCGCCGAGGCGGAAGACGCCGGTCGCATCGGTCGCGCGGGCAACCGCGGGGCGTCCACCGACGGCCGCGGCCGCCGCAGGAGCCGGCGCCTCGTCGCGCACGACCACGGCCTGCACCCCGGAGAAGTAGAAACCGCGCAGGAACGGGCTCACGCCGAGCTGGCTCGGCCGGCACAGCTCGACGAGGAAGCGCGTGACCGGGGGGCCGAGCTTGCGGAACTCGCGCGGGAACTCGAACGCGTCCCAGCGGCGCTCCTCCGCGTGCTCGCGGGCGAGCAGCGGTGTGCGCCGCTCGGCGAGAGCACCGAACAGGCGGGCGAACGCGTCGCCCACGCGAGCCGTCTCGCGCTCGGCGTAGAGGCCCGCGTCGGCGGAGGCGGGGAGGGGGAGTGTCTCGCCGAACACGGCGAGCGACTCCTCGCGCGTGAGGGTTTGGGTGTATTCGGCGAAGAAGCGGACGCGGTCGAGCTTGGTGAACAGCACGTAGACGGGCACGGGCACGCCGAGCTGCTCGGAGAGCTCGGCGAGGCGGGCGCGGAGGGCGCGCGCGGTGGCCTCGAGCGCGCCGCCGTCGGGGCGAAGCAGCTCCTCGCAGCTGAGGCAGACGAGCGCGACGCGCTTGGCCGCCGCGCCGCGGCCGACGACGGCGGCGCGGCGGTCGGGCTGGAGGCGGCGCACGACGTGCGCCCACCGCTCGGGCGCGCCGCTCACGGCGGGGCCGGCCTCGACGAGCACGGTGCCGCGCGCGTACCAGACGTTGACGGTCGGCGTCGGCGCGACGAGGTCGTCCTGGTAGACCGCGCCGGCGAGCAGTTCGGGTTCGAGGCCGGAGTGAACGACGCTCGTCGTTTTCGCGCTCGCCTCGGGGCCGAGGACGACGACGGCCGGCAGGCGCGCGAAGGGCGCGCGGCCGAGGGGGCGGTCGCCCGCGCGGCGCGTGGCGAGGCGCTCGGCGGCCGCGGCGAGCAGGGTGTCGACGTCGTCGGCGACGGGGCGGACGGTCTTGCGCGGGAGCAGGAACCAGAGGAGCGCGACGGCGGCTACCGCGCCGAGGGCCCAGAGGACGTCGGTGAGCACCGCGCGGTCGGCCGGCCCCGCCAGGCGGCGCCCCGCCCACCACGTCGCGGCCGCGTAGGCGACGAAGCCGAGGACGACGCCGATCCAGACCTTGAGCGTGCGCGACATTGGAAGCGGGCCGTGCCGCCTAACGTGAAGCCGCGGCGGCCGCGGGCGCGACCTGGGCGGCCGCGGCGTCGGCGTCGCGCACGTCGCCCGCGAGCGCGACGCGGTACGCGCCGAAGAGCACGGCGGCGAGCCCGGCCGCGGCGGCGGTGCCTAACGCGAGGCGGCGCGCCCAGGGGTCGCGGGGCGCCGCCGGGCGCTCCCCGTCGGGGAGCCGCCACGCGGGCGAGAGGTCGTCGGGCAGCGCGCGCGCGCGCCGGATCTTGTCGTCCACCGCGGCGAGGAGGCCGTGGAAGTCGCCGTTGTCGCCGGCCCCGTAGCGGCCGCGGAAGCCGAGCAGCAGGCAGAGCTCGTAGACCTCGAGCAGGTCGGCGGACGCGGGGTCGTCGGGCCCGGCGAGGAGTTGGCGCAGCTGGCGGAAGAAGTGCTCGCCGCCGACGTGGCCGCCGAACAGCTCGTTCTGTAGCGGCTGGCGCGCCCAGTCCGCGAGCGCGGGCTGGGCGCTGTTGAGCACGGACTCGTCGAGCAGGGCCGTCACGGCGTAGAGCGCCAGCCGCGCGTGCTCGGCCGAGTACCCGGCGCGGCGCGCCTCCTGCTCGGCGGCGAGCAGCAGCTGACGGATCTGGTCGCGGAAGGCGGCCGCGTCGGTCACGGCCTGGCGGCGCGCGCGGAGGCGCACGGTGGCCGTGAGGACTTCCTGCAGGATGAGCGCGAGCGGCGCGGGGCCGCGCCGCGCCGTCGCGCCGTTGGCCGGCGCGTCCGACGACGCTCGAACGTTCACGCGTGCGTCCTCCCGTGCCGGCGCGCGTGCCGGGTTCGCGTTAGACGCCCGCCGCCGGCCGGGTGCGCGGCCGCGGGCGCCCTACATTGGGGCGCGCCGCTCGGCCTGGCAAGCAGCGGCGGACCGCGCGCGCGTCGGCGCGATCGTCCGCGTGCCGACTGTGTCAGCTGTCGAGCAACACGGCCAGCTCGAGCTCGGCGCCGGGGAGTTCGGCCGGCACGAACACGCCGACCGCGCGCGTCATGCGCACGTGCTCCCAGCAGGGCCCGTCGGTGTTCACGGCGAAGTAGCGCGTGTCGACGCGGGGGGCGATCGCGGCGGGGGGCACGGGCAGGTACGTCAGGCCCATCCCGGGCAGCGCGCGTTGGACGAGCTTCGCGACGCCCTCGGCCGAGCAGACCTTCAGCAGCCGCGGCACGCGCTCGGCGACCTCGGCCTCGCCGAGCCGCGCGCGCACGCCGAGGATCCAGCGCGACGGCCCGAGCGTGCGTGCGTCGGCGAGGGCGCCCTCGCGCAGGTACTCCGCCGCGGCGCGCAGCGGCACGCGCACGCAGGTGGTGGGCACGACGAGCTCGAGGTGCGCGCGCACGTGCCGCTCGAGCGCGTCGACGCACTCGCCAAGATGTTCGTGGTCGTACGCGGGCAGTTGGGCCGGGTCGGCGTCGAGGGCGAAGGTGCAGAGCGCGCCGGCGAGGCGGGCGAGCTCGACGTAGAGGCGCTCCGGGTGCAGCTCGCGCGCGGCCAGCAGGTGGCGGAGCGGGGGGAGCGCGCTGTGCACGGCGTGGAGGAGCCAGTACGTCGTGATCTCGTGCGTGCCGAACGCGGCGGCCATCGACGCCGGTCGCTCGCCGAGGAGGGCGAGGCGCTTGGCGTCGAGCACCTCGACGGTGCGCCGCAGCCCCGCGAGGAGCCGCGGGCTCGCCCCGATTTGGAGCGAAGGTGGGACGTAATCCGCGTCGTAGGCGAGTGCGCCGCCGGTGCCGCGCCGCACGCGCGCGATCGGGAGGGTGACGAGGTCGGTGTCCGCCGCCTCGCGTGCGAGCTCGTGCGCGAAGAGGAGGCGGAAGTTCTTGCGGCCGAGGAGTACCGGGCGCACGTCGCGGCCGAGCACGTCGTCGGGCACGTCGCGTGGGACGGCGGTGAAGCGCGCGCCGTCGGGTTCGTCGCCGTCGGCGACGTTCGCCCCGTCGGCGCGGTACGGCGGGATGGCGAGCAGGAGCAGCGACGCGTCGGCGCGCGGCGCGAGCGCGTCGGCGGCGGCGCGGGACGGCGGGAGCGGGTCGCCGTCGGGCATGTCGAAGGCGAGTCCGTCGGGCATCACGCCGCGCGCCTGGCGCAGCGCGACGACGCCGTTGCCGAGCGCCTCGGCGTCGAGGGCGAGCGCGGTCACGCCGTACGCGGCGTAAAAGAGTCGCGTCAGCGCGAAATCGACGGACGCCTCGAGGTGCCGGGCCTGCGCCTGGAAGTGGTGCTGGGCCAGGTGCATGCCTTCCTGCCAGACCACCTTCGAGAGCCGCGTCATCGCTGCCTCCACTCTTGCTGCCCGCGCCGGCGGCCTGCATTGTTGGGCGCCCGCGGCCGAGGCGCGGGCGCGGTCCCCAACGTAGGCGCGATCACCGGCCCATGACAAGCGAACAATTCGCGCGCGAGTACGAACTCCTCCGGCGGCTGACGACCGCGGGCGTCCAGACGTTCGAGGCGCGCCGGGTCGGCGCGCCGGCGCTGCTGCTCGCGCACTGGATGGGGAGCGGTGGGGACGACGCGACGCAGGCGCTGCTCACGCGCGTGCTCGGCCTCCCCGCGCCGGCGTGCGACGCGGTCGAGGCGATCGTCGACGTGGAGGGGGCGACGGTCGTGATGACGACTGCGCTGCCCGGCTTCACCTCGGTCGAGTCGTGGTTGGACGAGGCCGAGCGGCCGGCCGCCGCGCCCGCCCCGCCGCTCGTGCCGCAGCTGGTCGTACCGGAGCCGGCCGTGCCGGAGCCAGAGCAGGTGTTGCATCACGCGCCGGTTGCCGGCGAGTTCACGCAGCTCTTCCAGGGACTCGACGCACGGGCGCCGGCTCCGAGCCCGCCTCCGGACGCGAAGCCGGCGCCTGCGCCCTCGGACGGGATGCGGCCGGTTGACGGCGAGCCCGGCACGTTCACTCGCCTGTTCCAGCCGCTCGCGGCTGCGCCACCCGCTGCACCACCGGCGCCGCCGCCCGCGGCACCCGCGGCACCGGCGATGCCGGCCGCGCCGGCGAGCGAGCCCGGCGAGTTCACGCGGCTTTTCGCGGCCGGCTTCGGCGCGTCGGACTTGGGCAGGTCCGAGCCGGCGCGCCCGCCGGCGCCGTTCGGCGACGGGCGACCGGCCGCGCCCCCGCCCGCGTGGCCGGCGTTCGAACCGCCGCCCGCGGCCCCGCCCGCGCTGCCGGTGTTACGCGCGGTCCCGCCGCCCGCCGCGCCCCCGGCGGCGCGCGGCGGGTCGGGCGCGACCGGCGTGTTCCGCGAGCTGCCGCGTGCCGCGCCCGGCCCGCTCGGCGCTTTCGCCGGGAACGGCGACGCCGGGCCCGGCCCGGTCCCCTTCCCGCGCGCCGCCGACGGCCTGCGCGCCCCGCCGCTCGCGCTCGACGACGCGCTGTTCGCCGCGCCCGCGGGGCCGAGCGAGTTCACGCGCGTGATCGCGACGCGGCCGAGCACGTCGGCGCGCCTGGCCGACCCGTTAGTCACGGCACCGCCCCGGACGGGGGCGGCGGACGCGGCCGGCGGCGCCGGCGCGCCCGCCGGCGCGCGCCGGCGCTCGATCGTCCCGCTGGTCATCCTCTTGAACGTGCTCCTGCTGATCGTCGTCGTGCTCCTCGCCGTGTTCGCGATGCGCCGCACGCGTCAGTCGCCGTCGGGGAGTACGACGACGAGTTCGAGCCGCGGGTTGGGCACGTCGGCCGGCACGTACGCGGCCACGGTGCGCGAGCGCCGGATGGCGTCCCAGGCGGGGCCCGACTGGTTGAGCGAGAAGTACTGATATTCGAGCTGCACCGGCACGGCCGCGGCCGGGACGGGCGCGTGCGCGAGCGGCACGCCGGGGAGCGCCTGCCGGATGAGCGCGTCGACGCCGTCGGCCGAGCAGACCTTGACGAGCTGCGGCACGCGCTGGAGGAGCGTGGGGCGGTCGACGTCGGCGGCGACGGCGAGGTAGAGCTGCGGGGCGGCGAGGTAGCGGTCGTCGTCGAGCGCGGCCGCGTAGACGGACGCGCGCGTCGGGCGGAGCGGCAGCGAGACCGCGCGCGTCGGCAGCGCGGTCTGGAGCAGCTCGCGCACGCGCGCGTCGAGCGCGCCGAAGCAGCGGCCTAACTCGCCGTGGTCGTACGCCGGCAGCGCGGCCGCGCCGTCGGGGGCGAAGGTCGCGAGCGCGCCGGCGAGTGAGAGCATCGTCGCGTAGAGCGTCTCC
The Gemmatimonadetes bacterium T265 genome window above contains:
- a CDS encoding type VI secretion protein → MTRLSKVVWQEGMHLAQHHFQAQARHLEASVDFALTRLFYAAYGVTALALDAEALGNGVVALRQARGVMPDGLAFDMPDGDPLPPSRAAADALAPRADASLLLLAIPPYRADGANVADGDEPDGARFTAVPRDVPDDVLGRDVRPVLLGRKNFRLLFAHELAREAADTDLVTLPIARVRRGTGGALAYDADYVPPSLQIGASPRLLAGLRRTVEVLDAKRLALLGERPASMAAAFGTHEITTYWLLHAVHSALPPLRHLLAARELHPERLYVELARLAGALCTFALDADPAQLPAYDHEHLGECVDALERHVRAHLELVVPTTCVRVPLRAAAEYLREGALADARTLGPSRWILGVRARLGEAEVAERVPRLLKVCSAEGVAKLVQRALPGMGLTYLPVPPAAIAPRVDTRYFAVNTDGPCWEHVRMTRAVGVFVPAELPGAELELAVLLDS